One window from the genome of Gopherus evgoodei ecotype Sinaloan lineage chromosome 2, rGopEvg1_v1.p, whole genome shotgun sequence encodes:
- the SLC52A2 gene encoding solute carrier family 52, riboflavin transporter, member 2 → MAASVMGQAMVTHVLVALFGMGSWVSVNSLWVELPVVVKWLPEGWNLPAYLSVLIALGNVGPIAVTLAHKLAPGWLKERWVIHAIQVLGVGAALFLALFWHRTAMVAGEPHSLAFLLLTFLLAFVCCTSNVTFLPFMYQFPQQFIRTFFVGQGLSALFPCVVALAQGVGKLECRNATTGNGSQPHYLEENFPADTYFWLMSAMLTVSALAFLGLILQRRRASSSPACQESSSKGSVETEESFPLQDGTPMSDSAMEIAKGAHSPAQPAYFWTGRNIYLLVLLGVSNALTNGVLPSVQSYSCLPYGSTAYHLSVVLSNIANPVACFVAMFVLCRSVVGLSVISVLGGVFAAYLMVLAVLSPCPPLLGNAAGVALVVLSWILFLGLFSYLKVVIGSLLHEAGHTALVWCGAVIQAGSLVGALAMFPLVSIYHLFQSGQDCTDSCRA, encoded by the exons ATGGCTGCCTCCGTGATGGGCCAGGCCATGGTCACCCACGTGCTGGTGGCCCTGTTCGGAATGGGCTCCTGGGTCTCCGTGAACTCCTTGTGGGTGGAGCTCCCCGTGGTGGTGAAGTGGCTTCCAGAAG GCTGGAATCTCCCTGCctacctctcagtcctcatcgcCCTGGGGAACGTGGGCCCCATTGCCGTCACCCTGGCTCACAAGCTGGCCCCTGGGTGGCTGAAGGAGCGCTGGGTCATCCATGCCAtccaggtgctgggtgtgggagCGGCCCTCTTCCTGGCTCTGTTCTGGCACCGGACGGCGATGGTGGCGGGGGAGCCCCACAGCCTGGCCTTCCTGCTCCTGACCTTCCTCCTGGCCTTCGTCTGCTGCACCTCCAACGTCACCTTCCTGCCCTTCATGTACCAGTTCCCCCAGCAGTTCATCCGCACCTTCTTCGTGGGCCAGGGCCTGAGTGCCCTCTTCCCCTGCGTGGTGGCACTGGCGCAAGGGGTGGGCAAGCTGGAGTGCCGCAACGCCACCACTGGCAacggctcccagccccactacCTGGAGGAGAACTTCCCCGCGGACACCTACTTCTGGCTGATGTCTGCCATGCTCACTGTCTCGGCGCTCGCCTTCCTGGGGCTGATCCTGCAGCGCCGCCGCGCCAGCAGCTCCCCTGCCTGCCAGGAGAGCTCTTCCAAGGGCAGCGTGGAGACGGAGGAGTCCTTCCCACTGCAGGACGGCACCCCCATGTCGGACAGCGCCATGGAGATCGCCAAGGGCGCCCACTCCCCGGCCCAGCCCGCCTACTTCTGGACAGGCCGGAACATCTacctgctggtgctgctgggcGTCTCCAATGCGCTGACCAACGGCGTGCTGCCCTCGGTGCAGAGCTACTCCTGCCTGCCCTACGGGAGCACGGCCTACCACCTCTCCGTGGTGCTCAGCAACATCGCCAACCCCGTGGCCTGCTTCGTCGCCATGTTTGTGCTCTGCAG GTCAGTGGTGGGCTTGAGCGTCATCTCTGTGCTGGGAGGTGTCTTTGCGGCCTATTTGATGGTGCTGGCcgtgctcagcccctgccctccgCTGCTGGGCAATGCGGCTGGAGTTGCCCTGGTG GTGCTGTCCTGGATCCTGTTCCTGGGCCTCTTCTCCTACCTCAAGGTGGTGATTGGCAGCCTGCTGCACGAGGCTGGCCACACGGCGCTGGTGTGGTGTGGAGCGGTCATCCAGGCGGGCTCCCTGGTGGGCGCCCTGGCCATGTTCCCCCTCGTCAGCATCTATCACCTCTTCCAGAGCGGGCAGGACTGTACCGACAGCTGCAGGGCATGA